Proteins found in one Aspergillus chevalieri M1 DNA, chromosome 2, nearly complete sequence genomic segment:
- a CDS encoding alpha/beta fold hydrolase (COG:S;~EggNog:ENOG410PJ72;~InterPro:IPR000073,IPR029058;~PFAM:PF12697;~SECRETED:SignalP(1-18)): MPKLMLAGLALLAAEATAKTCFNNTVEIPVTSRNGVFDNLSTPKTNFEAAAFAISATRQGANGTEQALTDYATISKTYKISTQYCMPNADNRNAPLQILTHGIGFDKTYWDLPYNNFNYSYIDNALSHGYSTLSYDRLGIGNSSHGDPKDEIQAFLEVAALAQITQMARNGSFPGIRQKPQKVIHAGHSFGSGLTYALSAMYPSLTDGIVLTGFSFSTTFNPYFVAGANFQQANQVLSSKDYPPGYLVSSNAVANEFLFFTPPYFDPQILVFAEQNKKPVAIGELLTMGSVPMQSPFTGPVLIITGSNDVPFCGGDCLNTGGAAKSIPAQGKLAFPSAKAFEAYIQPNTGHGLNLHYNATGGYEAIAGFLKNNGL, from the exons ATGCCAAAGTTGATGCTCGCGGGCCTGGCCCTCTTGGCCGCCGAAGCCACCGCCAAGACCTGTTTCAACAATACCGTGGAGATCCCCGTTACGTCGCGCAACGGCGTCTTCGACAATCTTAGCACGCCCAAGACCAACTTCGAGGCAGCTGCTTTTGCCATCTCCGCTACTCGTCAGGGCGCCAATGGCACGGAGCAGGCGCTGACGGACTATGCTACTATCTCGAAGACATACAAGATCTCGACACAGTATTGTATGCCCAACGCTGATAATCGCAATGCTCCGCTGCAAATATTGACGCATGGAATCGGGTTTGATAAGAC ATACTGGGACCTCCCATACAACAACTTCAACTACTCGTACATCGACAATGCCCTCTCGCATGGCTACAGCACTCTTTCCTACGACCGCCTGGGTATTGGCAACTCTTCCCATGGCGACCCGAAAGACGAGATCCAGGCATTCCTGGAAGTCGCCGCCCTAGCCCAGATCACCCAGATGGCTCGCAATGGCTCGTTCCCGGGTATCCGCCAGAAACCGCAGAAGGTCATCCACGCCGGCCACTCCTTCGGCTCGGGCTTGACATACGCTTTGTCCGCCATGTACCCCAGCCTCACGGATGGTATCGTCCTGACTGGATTCTCGTTTAGCACGACTTTCAATCCGTACTTTGTCGCTGGTGCGAACTTCCAGCAGGCGAACCAGGTTCTCTCGTCGAAGGACTACCCTCCTGGTTACCTGGTGAGCTCGAACGCCGTCGCGAACgagttcctcttcttcacccCGCCGTACTTCGACCCCCAGATTCTCGTTTTCGCGGAGCAAAACAAGAAGCCCGTTGCCATTGGTGAACTCCTGACCATGGGCAGTGTGCCTATGCAGAGCCCCTTCACTGGACCGGTTCTGATTATCACCGGTTCAAACGATGTCCCCTTCTGTGGAGGCGACTGTCTCAACACTGGTGGCGCTGCGAAATCTATTCCCGCGCAAGGCAAGTTGGCGTTCCCGTCTGCGAAGGCGTTTGAGGCATATATCCAGCCGAACACGGGACATGGCCTTAACCTGCACTACAATGCCACGGGAGGTTATGAGGCTATTGCTGGTTTCTTGAAGAATAATGGGTTGTAA
- a CDS encoding Ras GTPase activating protein IRA2 (COG:T;~EggNog:ENOG410QD7G;~InterPro:IPR001936,IPR000593,IPR023152,IPR008936;~PFAM:PF03836,PF00616;~go_function: GO:0005515 - protein binding [Evidence IEA];~go_process: GO:0007165 - signal transduction [Evidence IEA];~go_process: GO:0043087 - regulation of GTPase activity [Evidence IEA]): MPVATMLQPASRSSASSSSSFQPITRQNTMSSHDTRSLRQSKRMSVTALYLSMSAKDRDLEISDDLAKAQRHLRDLKTKISSQSKKNFVLEKDVRYLDSRIALLIQNRMALEEQNEVASHLDDAADPQEGFFPNDDKTQKYGNLLFLLQTEPRHIAHLCRLVSMAEIDSLLQTVMFTIYGNQYESREEHLLLTMFQSVLTYQFDNTPEFSSLLRQNTPVSRMMTTYTRRGPGQSYLKQVLADQINSLIELRDVDMEINPLKVYETMVKQIEEETGSLPDYLARSVTAETAAENKQVQAIIASRLEMLTKFANGFLTTIINSVDEAPYGIRWICKQIRSLTRRKYPEAQDQTICTLIGGFFFLRFINPAIVTPRSYMLIDATPTEKPRRTLTLIAKMLQNLANKPSYAKEPYMLALNPFIEQNKERVNKFMLDLCEVQDFYESLEMDNYVALSKRDLELQITLNEMYATHNLLEKHSGALAAADQHSHLQELLQELGSAPPQVPRKENRTITVPLFSRWETALDDLTSALDITQEEVCFMEAKSTFVQILRSLPPNSLIARRPLRLDRIAEAAATLRNDAVMVRKGIRTMELLSQLQELGVIDRADDFGLLRDEVEQELVHLGSLKEKVLDETKKLEEVFSTIRDHNAYLVGQLETYKSYLHNVRSQSEGKSRKPQKHQELGPYKFTHQQLEKEGVIRKSNVPENRRANIYFNFKSPLPGTFVISLHYKGRARGLLELDLKLDDLLEMQKDNLEDLDLEYVQFNVTKVLALLNKRFARKKGW; the protein is encoded by the exons ATGCCCGTTGCGACGATGCTCCAACCGGCCTCGAGATCTTCtgcctcgtcttcgtcgtccttCCAACCCATCACCCGCCAGAACACCATGTCTTCCCACGACACTCGGTCCCTCCGTCAATCCAAGCGGATGTCGGTCACGGCCTTGTACCTGTCCATGTCGGCCAAAGACCGCGACTTGGAAATTTCAGATGATCTTGCCAAAG CCCAGCGACATTTGCGCGATCTGAAAACGAAAATCTCCTCCCAATCCAAGAAGAACTTCGTCCTCGAGAAAGATGTGCGATATCTCGATTCGCGGATAGCTTTGTTGATTCAGAACCGGATGGCGCTGGAAGAG CAAAATGAAGTCGCCAGCCATCTAGATGACGCCGCGGATCCGCAGGAGGGTTTCTTTCCCAACGATGACAAGACCCAGAAATATGGAAACCTGCTCTTCCTTCTCCAGACCGAACCCCGTCATATCGCTCACCTTTGTCGACTTGTCTCTATGGCCGAAATCGATTCCCTTTTGCAGACTGTCATGTTCACCATCTACGGAAACCAGTACGAGAGTCGCGAAGAGCATTTGCTACTGACAATGTTCCAGTCGGTCCTGACCTACCAATTCGACAACACCCCGGAGTTCTCGTCGCTCCTGCGTCAGAATACACCCGTGTCGCGTATGATGACCACCTACACCCGTCGCGGTCCCGGTCAAAGCTACCTGAAACAGGTTCTCGCTGACCAGATCAACTCGTTGATTGAATTGCGCGACGTCGACATGGAAATAAACCCGTTGAAGGTATACGAAACCATGGTCAAGCAGATTGAAGAGGAAACCGGGTCCTTGCCCGACTACTTGGCTCGATCGGTCACGGCAGAGACGGCCGCGGAGAACAAGCAGGTACAAGCCATTATCGCGTCACGATTGGAGATGTTGACGAAATTCGCAAATGGCTTCCTGACCACCATCATTAACTCGGTCGATGAGGCTCCTTACGGTATTCGATGGATTTGCAAGCAAATCCGGAGTCTCACACGGCGCAAGTATCCGGAAGCTCAGGATCAAACCATCTGTACACTTATCGGtggattcttctttttgCGGTTCATCAACCCTGCTATTGTCACTCCCCGATCGTACATGTTGATTGATGCGACGCCCACCGAAAAGCCCCGTCGCACGTTGACCTTGATCGCCAAGATGCTTCAGAACTTGGCTAACAAGCCCTCGTATGCCAAGGAGCCGTATATGCTTGCACTCAACCCGTTCATCGAGCAGAACAAGGAGCGTGTGAACAAGTTCATGCTCGACCTGTGTGAAGTGCAGGACTTTTACGAGAGTCTGGAGATGGACAACTATGTCGCTTTGTCCAAGCGGGATCTCGAGTTACAGATCACGTTGAACGAGATGTATGCGACGCATAACTTGCTGGAAAAGCACAGTGGAGCCTTGGCGGCTGCAGACCAGCACTCGCATCTGCAGGAACTCCTGCAGGAATTGGGCTCCGCACCGCCCCAGGTCCCACGCAAGGAGAATCGAACAATTACTGTTCCTCTCTTTAGTCGCTGGGAAACGGCCTTGGATGACTTGACCTCAGCTCTTGATATTACACAGGAAGAAGTATGCTTCATGGAGGCCAAGTCGACCTTTGTCCAGATCCTTCGGTCCCTGCCACCAAACTCGTTGATCGCTCGTCGTCCACTCCGCCTTGATCGCATTGCTGAGGCTGCAGCGACCTTGCGGAACGATGCAGTGATGGTACGCAAGGGAATCCGCACCATGGAGCTCCTGAGCCAATTGCAGGAGCTGGGTGTTATCGATCGGGCGGATGACTTTGGCCTGCTCCGGGATGAAGTTGAGCAAGAACTGGTACACCTTGGGTCTCTAAAGGAGAAGGTATTGGACGAGACCAAGAAGCTTGAGGAGGTCTTCTCCACCATCCGTGACCACAATGCATACTTGGTGGGTCAATTAGAGACCTACAAGTCCTATCTGCACAATGTCCGCAGCCAGTCGGAAGGCAAGTCGCGGAAGCCGCAGAAGCATCAAGAACTTGGTCCCTACAAGTTCACCCACCAACAACTGGAGAAGGAAGGCGTCATTCGGAAGAGTAACGTTCCAGAGAACCGCCGTGCCAATATTTACTTTAACTTCAAGAGTCCTTTGCCAGGTACTTTCGTGATCAGTTTGCACTACAAAG GCCGTGCTCGTGGCCTTTTGGAGCTGGATTTGAAGCTCGATGACTTGCTGGAAATGCAAAAGGACAATCTCGAGGATCTTGACCTCGAGTACGTCCAGTTTAATGTCACGAAGGTGCTTGCACTCTTGAACAAGCGGTTCGCTCGCAAGAAGGGCTGGTAA
- a CDS encoding putative membrane protein (COG:S;~EggNog:ENOG410PWMW;~InterPro:IPR007482;~PFAM:PF04387;~TransMembrane:4 (i7-26o113-136i148-170o182-203i)), with protein sequence MNMTMKSLYLTLYNALSAALWARILVSTLTTSPSSLYPYIEPWARDTQSLAIVEILHAALGITRAPVFTTFTQVFTRCVQVWAIDRGYPQLFSPSPASGVGVGQSEPGLGATIYAAMLFAWSLADVVRYSYFVILLAESVTVPGWLKWLRYSLFFVLYPIGIGGEWFLMYNAARVADTTPSLIYYFCLGLYVPGAIMMYSYMVKQRRKTLYGRGR encoded by the exons ATGAACATGACCATGAAATCCCTCTATCTCACGCTCTACAACGCTCTCAGCGCCGCTCTCTGGGCCCGAATCCTCGTCTCCACCCTCACCACATCCCCTTCCTCTCTGTACCCATACATCGAACCCTGGGCCCGGGATACTCAATCCCTGGCCATTGTCGAAATCCTCCACGCTGCATTGG GAATCACCCGCGCCCCCGTCTTCACAACCTTCACTCAAGTCTTCACCCGCTGCGTCCAGGTATGGGCCATTGATCGGGGTTACCCACAACTCTTCTCCCCGTCTCCGGCTTCGGGTGTCGGAGTCGGACAATCCGAGCCCGGACTCGGAGCGACTATCTATGCGGCGATGCTTTTTGCCTGGTCGTTGGCGGATGTTGTGCGGTACTCGTATTTTGTGATTTTGTTGGCGGAGTCAGTGACTGTGCCTGGGTGGTTGAAGTGGTTGCGGTATTCGTTGTTTTTTGTGCTGTACCCTATTGGTATCGGGGGCGAGTGGTTCTTAATGTATAATGCTGCGCGAGTGGCTGATACGACACCGTCATTGATTTACTACTTCTGTCTGGGGCTCTACGTGCCTG GCGCTATCATGATGTACTCCTACATGGTCAAGCAGCGCCGAAAGACGCTTTACGGCCGTGGTCGCTGA
- the RRP6_1 gene encoding exosome nuclease subunit RRP6 (BUSCO:EOG0926158Y;~COG:J;~EggNog:ENOG410PGUF;~InterPro:IPR012337,IPR002562,IPR010997,IPR002121, IPR012588;~PFAM:PF08066,PF01612,PF00570;~go_component: GO:0000176 - nuclear exosome (RNase complex) [Evidence IEA];~go_function: GO:0000166 - nucleotide binding [Evidence IEA];~go_function: GO:0003676 - nucleic acid binding [Evidence IEA];~go_function: GO:0008408 - 3'-5' exonuclease activity [Evidence IEA];~go_process: GO:0006139 - nucleobase-containing compound metabolic process [Evidence IEA];~go_process: GO:0006396 - RNA processing [Evidence IEA];~go_process: GO:0044237 - cellular metabolic process [Evidence IEA]) codes for MDSAADFSQFDGQLKSSLLQVTRTINQLSAGDLTFHRSANRELDESFNEQSGRLISLTSSLLKAATTGTDLRPPKLRNDKESLEDNWNSVVDVIDALLERADACLDEFTGVIKKLSPSQEDQSVRAAATRKPTNKFPTVYDYGPSRIPKPQLLFERKTDATDESPFRPLLKTKPHAVVPLEESMRSDELGGYKSPYETEIRAAKYPSSTYNVSPPIDYLPFNSTKATFVDTMEGVMEMLGELKAAKGIAIDLEHHDVHAYHGLVSLMQISTREKDWVVDTLKPWREELQVLNEVFADPSILKVLHGASMDIIWLQRDLGLYVVGLFDTFHAASALSYPKRSLKYLLQKFVNFEADKRYQMADWRVRPLPEGMFDYARSDTHYLLHIFDHLRNELVQQSTPGNNLIDYVLEQSKNEALQRYERPVYDAATGQGAGGWYDYLSRNPALLSKEQFSVFRAVHQWRDAVARAEDEGVQCVFPKHILFKVAHIMPLEMGTLLKVLSPVTPITKDRSYELLEVIKQAKIDGANGPEWRDFIKPAKGAQIAAEPDLLEAPATDNPIAERYEVSQFWGNALAAQPHEPFTPPEYSAVASAEALRLSLPLPPMPKTVTEVTTAKPPSPKPAAPAPAPAPTTEEGQEDPNKPFTVKEMGGPRKRKAERTPATDATDTSDEPDILSLDVADGTEKPKLSKAEKRRERKKNKAPKLEQDQLEEAPFDYEAAASVLHAQPAQQGTLAQRTKKPFNPHSKLLDTPAGARKYQRDIPGKQATFR; via the coding sequence ATGGATTCCGCGGCGGACTTCTCCCAGTTCGATGGACAATTAAAGTCGTCACTTCTGCAGGTCACGCGCACGATTAACCAGCTCTCCGCGGGAGATCTCACCTTCCACCGTTCTGCGAATAGAGAACTCGACGAATCTTTCAATGAGCAAAGTGGAAGACTCATTTCCTTGACCTCGTCACTCCTCAAGGCCGCGACGACAGGAACAGACCTGCGACCGCCGAAACTGCGCAACGATAAAGAATCACTCGAGGATAACTGGAACAGCGTGGTAGATGTCATTGATGCGTTGTTGGAACGGGCGGATGCATGCTTGGATGAATTCACCGGCGTGATTAAGAAATTGAGTCCCTCGCAGGAGGATCAGAGTGTGAGGGCTGCTGCGACGAGAAAACCGACGAACAAATTCCCTACCGTTTACGATTACGGGCCGTCCAGGATCCCCAAGCCGCAGTTGCTGTTCGAGCGCAAGACGGATGCTACCGATGAGTCGCCTTTCCGGCCGCTACTCAAGACTAAGCCGCATGCGGTTGTTCCGTTGGAGGAATCCATGAGATCGGACGAGTTAGGTGGTTATAAGAGCCCGTACGAAACGGAGATTCGCGCCGCCAAATATCCCTCCTCGACATATAACGTTTCTCCTCCGATCGACTATTTACCGTTTAATTCGACCAAGGCTACGTTTGTGGACACAATGGAAGGGGTGATGGAGATGTTGGGCGAGCTGAAGGCAGCGAAGGGGATTGCGATTGACTTGGAACATCATGATGTGCATGCGTATCACGGCCTTGTGTCGCTGATGCAAATCAGTACTCGGGAAAAGGATTGGGTTGTTGACACGCTCAAGCCCTGGAGAGAAGAACTTCAGGTGCTGAACGAAGTGTTCGCTGACCCAAGCATTCTCAAGGTGTTGCATGGTGCGTCGATGGATATAATTTGGCTACAACGTGACCTGGGCCTCTATGTTGTAGGGTTGTTTGATACCTTCCATGCTGCCAGCGCATTGAGTTACCCGAAACGCAGTCTTAAGTACCTTTTGCAGAAGTTTGTCAACTTCGAAGCCGACAAGCGGTACCAAATGGCCGACTGGAGAGTACGCCCCCTACCAGAAGGCATGTTCGACTACGCTCGCTCGGATACCCACTACCTTCTCCATATTTTCGATCACCTCCGCAACGAGCTTGTTCAACAATCGACGCCCGGTAACAACCTGATCGACTACGTTCTAGAACAGTCGAAGAACGAGGCTTTGCAGCGCTATGAGCGCCCTGTGTACGATGCAGCCACCGGGCAAGGGGCAGGTGGCTGGTACGATTACCTGTCCCGCAACCCGGCGCTTCTGAGCAAGGAACAATTCTCCGTCTTCCGCGCCGTCCACCAATGGCGTGACGCAGTGGCCAGAGCCGAAGACGAGGGCGTGCAGTGCGTATTCCCCAAGCACATCCTATTCAAGGTAGCGCACATCATGCCGCTTGAAATGGGCACGCTCCTCAAAGTCCTTTCGCCCGTTACACCGATTACGAAAGACCGATCATATGAACTTTTGGAAGTGATCAAACAAGCCAAGATCGACGGCGCCAACGGACCTGAATGGCGCGACTTCATCAAACCCGCCAAGGGCGCTCAGATTGCTGCCGAGCCTGATCTTCTGGAGGCCCCCGCGACCGATAATCCCATTGCTGAGCGGTACGAAGTGTCCCAGTTCTGGGGTAATGCGCTGGCAGCGCAGCCTCACGAGCCTTTCACACCGCCCGAGTATTCTGCCGTGGCGTCCGCGGAGGCGCTACGGCTTTCTTTACCGCTACCTCCCATGCCAAAGACGGTGACGGAGGTTACTACGGCTAAGCCACCGTCTCCCAAGCCCGCCGCACCCGCACCCGCACCCGCCCCGACAACAGAGGAAGGACAAGAAGACCCGAACAAGCCGTTCACCGTGAAAGAGATGGGCGGGCCACGCAAGCGCAAAGCCGAACGTACACCAGCAACAGATGCGACCGACACGTCCGACGAACCCGACATTCTTTCTCTGGACGTAGCTGACGGAACCGAGAAGCCCAAACTCTCCAAGgcagagaagaggagggaaaggaagaagaacaaagCGCCCAAGTTGGAGCAGGACCAATTAGAGGAAGCACCGTTTGACTACGAGGCTGCGGCGTCTGTGCTGCATGCACAGCCTGCGCAGCAGGGAACATTGGCACAGCGGACGAAGAAGCCTTTCAACCCGCATTCGAAGCTGTTGGACACGCCGGCTGGAGCGCGCAAGTACCAGCGGGATATTCCTGGGAAACAGGCTACCTTTCGGTAG
- the MDM35 gene encoding uncharacterized protein (COG:S;~EggNog:ENOG410PSKT;~InterPro:IPR007918;~PFAM:PF05254) has protein sequence MAASIAPECNDIKEKYDTCFLKWYSEKYLRGKTSSNECEDLFSKYKTCLNRALKEKGIEGMVEEARRNSRESDTDFLRRE, from the exons ATGGCAGCTTCGATAGCTCCGGAGTGCAACGATATCAAAGA GAAATATGACACTTGCTTCCTCAAGTGGTATAGTGAGA AATACCTCCGTGGTAAAACCTCGTCAAATGAATGCGAAGACCTCTTCTCCAAGTACAAGACATGTTTGAAT CGGGCCCTCAAAGAAAAAGGTATCGAAGGCATGGTCGAAGAAGCGCGGAGGAACAGCAGAGAGAGCGACACCGATTTTCTACGGAGGGAATAA
- a CDS encoding uncharacterized protein (COG:S;~EggNog:ENOG410PMYD;~InterPro:IPR002523;~TransMembrane:3 (o36-59i393-411o431-451i);~go_component: GO:0016020 - membrane [Evidence IEA];~go_function: GO:0046873 - metal ion transmembrane transporter activity [Evidence IEA];~go_process: GO:0030001 - metal ion transport [Evidence IEA];~go_process: GO:0055085 - transmembrane transport [Evidence IEA]): MCIVLSDGWLKTEIKLRQSTYTATCVLHLVGIKGPAFHFLSFSVLGCNIPSTIIVLYLMSYVMSDLSSSSPSSDEETTRWSPCLSADDVRVYYPRDVDWEEEHSKLCHAIRDATRRSTTVIFTTAKVIDTCKSPDKYIYFPDDFYPVVNGDINGSFHSKYIIDEEGKIASHISWSCFKIKNINIDKKSPKIEYNWLQVAVLVHFHAKTGRQVIFFIDLPSDHEDSVIKKSLFYSLQDSENPFIWHTILSRQAKSLYDNTVWSVRDLVRPVEKARNKPNPPAPNFPNLHDIARHVSHANEILHVAEHTLDRLVQAQISWKTEYYDSNTGSAKRNRMVCLQNKQDLLFLAKEIHCLKTRSASLSERLQNEINLAFNIVSQNLGTNAQGDNAMMKTIAIVSLLYVPGSFVSSVFGMNFFDMGSESEFTVSNKFWIYWVITIPLTAVTVLIWAIWHWSDKIRRPRWPHLVHWS, translated from the exons ATGTGTATAGTCCTATCAGATGGTTGGCTGAAGACAGAGATAAAGCTGCGGCAATCAACATACACTGCCACCTGTGTTCTGCATTTGGTCGGGATAAAAGGCCCAGCCTTCCACTTTCTTTCGTTTTCTGTTCTGGGCTGCAATATACCCTCAACCATAATCGTTTTATATTTAATGTCATATGTCATGTCAGATTTATCTTCGTCATCACCGAGTAGTGACGAGGAGACTACACGATGGAGCCCGTGCTTGAGTGCCGACGACGTTAGGGTCTACTACCCGCGTG ACGTAGATTGGGAAGAAGAACACTCCAAATTATGCCATGCAATCAGA GATGCAACTCGCCGCTCTACCACTGTCAT ATTTACAACAGCAAAAGTAATCGACACCTGTAAATCCCCAGATAAATACATTTACTTTCCCGATGACTTCTACCCCGTCGTCAACGGCGATATCAACGGCTCCTTCCATTCGAAATATATCATCGACGAAGAGGGCAAGATAGCAAGTCACA TATCATGGAGCTGCTTCAAAATCAAAAACATCAATATTGACAAAAAATCCCCAAAAATCGAATACAATTGGCTCCAAGTAGCAGTCCTGGTACATTTCCACGCAAAAACCGGCCGGCAAgtaatcttcttcatcgacCTCCCCAGCGACCACGAAGATTCAGTGATCAAAAAGTCACTATTTTACTCCCTCCAAGACAGCGAGAACCCATTCATCTGGCACACGATCCTCTCTCGCCAAGCAAAGTCTCTCTACGATAATACAGTGTGGtctgtacgagaccttgtACGGCCAGTGGAAAAG GCACGCAACAAACCTAACCCCCCAGCACCTAATTTCCCCAATCTTCACGACATCGCGCGTCATGTCTCTCATGCGAATGAGATTCTACACGTCGCTGAGCATACGCTGGACCGGCTGGTCCAAGCACAGATATCCTGGAAAACGGAATATTATGACAGTAATACTGGGTCTGCCAAGCGGAATCGCATGGTCTGCCTTCAGAATAAGCAGGATCTGCTCTTTCTGGCCAAGGAGATACATTGTCTGAAGACGAGGTCTGCATCGCTGAGTGAGCGGTTGCAGAACGAAATCAATTTG GCATTCAACATTGTCTCCCAGAACCTAGGAACAAACGCCCAAGGCGACAACGCTATGATGAAAACCATCGCAATCGTCAGTTTGCTCTACGTGCCAGGGTCCTTTGTTTCG AGCGTCTTCGGAATGAACTTCTTTGACATGGGATCAGAGAGCGAGTTCACCGTTTCAAACAAATTCTGGATTTACTGGGTCATTACGATTCCTTTGACGGCTGTCACGGTATTGATTTGGGCGATATGGCATTGGTCTGATAAGATTCGCAGGCCACGGTGGCCGCATTTGGTGCATTGGAGTTAG